A single window of Sulfurimonas sp. hsl 1-7 DNA harbors:
- a CDS encoding AraC family transcriptional regulator, translating into MKEILIQELLTKYGCGKRQGFKHTFLDEVKLFQINHHEQGKPLLYKRGIILIASGQKRGYIDNQQVTLSSDHYVIIAAVQPFECASFVFDKVTKGLYIDLDMQRLQRITALLDEIPQSKTKKMPQNVVTGDMNNELDSAFNSLMKSLLDPQDSRVLGEHILDEIYYRIIQSEAGKHLVELCSKNTQFSRISNIVDDIQDHLEDTISIDELARKTGMSKANFHRKFKEIFNDSPIQYIKKVKLNKARQYILFEKMKVVDAAYKVGYESPAQFSREFKSQFGFPPSELKKIVL; encoded by the coding sequence ATGAAAGAGATTTTGATTCAAGAGTTACTTACAAAGTACGGATGTGGAAAAAGGCAGGGGTTTAAACACACTTTTTTGGATGAAGTTAAACTGTTTCAGATAAATCATCACGAGCAGGGGAAACCGCTACTCTATAAAAGGGGAATTATTTTAATAGCGAGTGGGCAAAAAAGAGGCTATATAGATAACCAGCAAGTAACACTTAGCAGCGATCATTATGTCATAATCGCTGCGGTACAGCCTTTTGAATGTGCATCTTTTGTATTTGACAAAGTAACTAAAGGACTTTATATTGACCTTGATATGCAAAGGTTACAAAGAATTACTGCTTTACTTGATGAAATACCTCAGAGTAAAACTAAGAAAATGCCACAAAATGTAGTTACCGGTGATATGAATAATGAGCTTGATTCAGCTTTTAACAGTTTAATGAAAAGCTTGCTTGACCCTCAAGACAGCAGAGTATTAGGTGAACATATATTAGATGAAATTTACTATAGAATTATTCAAAGTGAAGCCGGAAAACATTTAGTGGAACTATGTAGTAAAAACACTCAGTTCTCTAGAATATCCAACATTGTAGACGATATACAAGACCATCTTGAAGATACTATCAGCATTGATGAACTTGCAAGAAAAACAGGGATGAGTAAAGCTAATTTTCATAGAAAGTTCAAAGAGATCTTTAACGACTCTCCTATTCAATACATAAAAAAAGTAAAATTAAATAAAGCAAGACAGTACATTTTATTTGAAAAGATGAAAGTTGTCGATGCAGCATATAAAGTAGGGTATGAAAGCCCTGCTCAGTTTAGCCGTGAATTTAAAAGCCAGTTCGGATTTCCTCCATCTGAGTTGAAGAAAATCGTTTTATAG
- a CDS encoding OmpP1/FadL family transporter gives MNQTILKSIVATLILGTTALYATNGDNLIGLGAKSRGMGGIGIGMSHGAESGLANPAMITSVKSTEISFGGTVFMPDVKYNAGAGYQQSDADLNVIPEVSIASKIDENLYIGIGIWGTAGMGTDYRNDTTGTTMQMVTNLQLMQFGIPVAYKYNGLSLGVTGIMQYGALDINYVYGSNVGAGFAQDIAFGYSVGAAYDFENVGVSGLTLGVVYKSAIEMDYNDQLTNATAPFAVAGVTGIPQQLEQPVEYGAGISYNFNAHTVAFDYKRILWSDAKGYENFGWQDQNVYVLGYQYAFTDWQVRLGYNYAKNPIDELNPTVNGGAALNMFNLLGFPATVEQHYTVGATYAFNEKFSFDAAFVYAPEIEENFASIGSKHSQSSVTLQANFTF, from the coding sequence ATGAATCAAACAATACTAAAATCAATTGTAGCAACACTAATTTTAGGAACTACCGCACTGTATGCAACTAACGGAGACAACCTCATCGGTCTTGGTGCAAAATCACGAGGAATGGGTGGAATAGGTATAGGTATGAGTCATGGAGCAGAGTCTGGACTAGCCAACCCTGCAATGATCACTTCTGTAAAATCAACTGAGATCTCTTTTGGGGGAACAGTTTTTATGCCTGATGTTAAATATAATGCAGGAGCAGGCTATCAGCAAAGTGATGCAGACTTAAATGTAATTCCTGAAGTATCTATAGCATCTAAAATTGATGAAAACCTTTATATCGGAATAGGTATTTGGGGTACTGCGGGGATGGGTACTGACTATCGTAACGATACAACAGGAACTACGATGCAGATGGTAACAAACTTACAATTAATGCAGTTTGGTATCCCTGTAGCATACAAATATAATGGTCTAAGTCTCGGTGTGACAGGTATTATGCAATACGGTGCACTAGATATCAATTATGTATATGGCTCAAATGTAGGTGCAGGATTTGCTCAAGATATCGCTTTTGGTTACTCTGTAGGTGCAGCTTACGACTTTGAGAACGTAGGGGTATCAGGTCTTACTCTTGGTGTGGTATATAAATCGGCAATTGAGATGGACTATAACGATCAACTGACAAATGCAACTGCTCCTTTTGCAGTAGCCGGTGTTACAGGAATTCCACAACAACTTGAACAACCTGTTGAATACGGTGCAGGTATATCTTATAACTTTAATGCCCACACTGTTGCATTTGATTACAAACGCATCCTTTGGAGCGATGCTAAAGGGTATGAAAACTTTGGTTGGCAAGATCAGAATGTTTATGTACTCGGGTATCAATATGCATTTACAGACTGGCAGGTGCGTTTAGGGTATAACTATGCAAAAAATCCTATTGACGAATTAAACCCGACGGTAAATGGCGGTGCTGCATTAAACATGTTCAACCTTTTAGGGTTCCCTGCAACCGTTGAACAACACTATACTGTAGGTGCTACGTATGCTTTCAATGAGAAGTTTTCATTCGATGCAGCGTTTGTGTATGCACCTGAGATCGAAGAAAATTTCGCATCTATAGGTTCAAAACACAGCCAATCAAGTGTAACTCTTCAGGCTAATTTTACGTTTTAA
- a CDS encoding bifunctional protein-serine/threonine kinase/phosphatase, which produces MVANIQNSGFSLAKRKNLTGDDFYDVQSVGGLTIAVVCDGVGSAAEGAEAAKRTTTYLINNFKNRPKSWSIEKSMKSFIKSINNILYKESLINYERVELVTTLAIVVIEGNRLYGANIGDTRIYLYRDQSLTQVSFDHSMNESGYEGVLTQAIGINENIEPYYFENIIQNGDKILLCSDGLYNVLSENIIENSIVSGAYNLVKKASRVMNEDLADDTTAVVLNVDRINELTELKNQNLQIPVSLKREEIIDGYTLEKSLIQNNRTWLANKDGIKYVLKFAPVEALDDEEILDLYVKEVWNAKRLKTVLFPTVHIPENRTFRYYVMQYCNGSDLKTYIEHRHLSVDDTIQLAKTLLQLSQYLLKYDLVHGDIKPENIIVNLVEDQKEFKIVDFGSITELFSIQSRAGTPSFLAPERFIEGSINESTEIFAIGVTLYKALTKHYPYGEVEPFSTPTFKEAKKPSVYNNNIPSWLDSVILRAIAIESDRRYKHYSEMTYELESPQNVKPYFTKSSSLIERSPILFYRIAFTIMFLINILLFILLLEK; this is translated from the coding sequence ATGGTAGCAAACATTCAAAATAGCGGATTTTCACTTGCAAAAAGAAAGAACTTAACCGGTGATGATTTTTATGATGTACAATCTGTAGGTGGGCTTACCATTGCCGTTGTTTGTGATGGAGTCGGTAGTGCCGCTGAAGGTGCTGAGGCTGCAAAACGAACTACTACATACCTTATCAACAATTTTAAAAATCGTCCAAAATCATGGTCGATAGAAAAATCGATGAAGAGCTTTATAAAATCTATTAACAATATCCTCTATAAAGAATCACTCATAAATTACGAAAGAGTTGAGTTGGTCACTACTCTTGCAATTGTAGTGATTGAAGGCAATAGGCTTTACGGCGCTAATATTGGGGATACAAGAATTTATTTATATAGGGATCAAAGTTTAACACAAGTGTCGTTTGATCACTCTATGAATGAATCCGGATATGAAGGTGTACTGACTCAGGCAATTGGTATTAATGAAAACATAGAACCATATTATTTTGAAAACATAATTCAAAACGGTGACAAAATTTTACTTTGTAGTGATGGCCTTTATAACGTACTAAGTGAGAATATCATTGAAAACAGTATAGTTTCCGGTGCATATAATCTAGTGAAAAAAGCTAGTAGGGTGATGAATGAAGACCTTGCTGACGATACAACAGCAGTAGTGTTGAATGTCGATAGAATTAATGAACTTACTGAATTAAAAAATCAAAATTTACAAATTCCTGTTTCTTTAAAAAGAGAGGAAATAATAGATGGTTATACATTAGAGAAATCACTTATACAAAACAATAGAACCTGGTTAGCAAACAAGGATGGGATAAAGTATGTACTTAAGTTTGCTCCCGTAGAAGCATTAGATGATGAAGAGATTTTAGACCTGTATGTTAAAGAGGTTTGGAATGCAAAGCGGCTTAAAACAGTATTGTTTCCAACTGTACATATACCCGAAAATAGAACGTTTCGTTATTATGTAATGCAATACTGTAACGGGTCTGATCTCAAAACGTATATTGAGCATAGACACTTAAGTGTAGATGATACTATACAACTTGCAAAAACATTATTGCAACTTTCTCAGTATCTTTTAAAATATGACCTTGTACATGGAGATATAAAACCTGAGAATATTATAGTAAACCTTGTGGAGGATCAAAAAGAGTTTAAAATAGTTGACTTCGGCAGCATCACTGAATTGTTTTCGATTCAATCTCGTGCCGGGACGCCTAGTTTTCTTGCACCTGAACGTTTTATAGAGGGAAGCATTAATGAAAGCACGGAAATATTTGCTATAGGTGTAACCTTATACAAAGCGTTAACCAAACATTATCCCTATGGAGAGGTTGAACCATTTTCAACCCCTACATTTAAAGAAGCTAAAAAACCAAGTGTATATAATAATAACATTCCATCTTGGCTTGATAGTGTCATTTTAAGAGCGATTGCAATTGAGTCAGACAGAAGATATAAACATTATTCCGAAATGACATACGAATTAGAATCTCCACAAAATGTAAAACCTTATTTTACAAAAAGCAGTTCTTTAATAGAACGCTCTCCAATCTTGTTTTATAGGATAGCTTTTACAATTATGTTTCTAATAAATATTCTTTTATTTATTCTTCTTCTAGAAAAGTAA
- a CDS encoding MFS transporter, with protein MAGFKDLIGKGHTPTLFMAFLYFDMSFMVWTMLGPLSTEIAEALALGGHIMTAGEKATLLSLPILSGALLRILLGFGVDKLGAKLTALLAQGVVITALLTAYLQGNSITYETLLLVALGLGFAGASFAVALPQAGQWYPAKLQGVVLGIAGAGNIGVVIDFLFAPKIAEYYGWESVFGVGAVMAIVVFIAYAFLAKNAPESVYKANPKKLKDYMKLLRDKDTWWFNLFYAVSFGGFVGFAGYMKVYLMNTYQADMSAFGLDVLNEENVKVIAGYFGALCIFAGAVLRPVGGAIADKLGGIKSLYIFFGTVTLLAMVNATITLPFGVAIVVLFLIMANLGMANGAVFQLVPQRFGKDIGIMTGIIGAAGGLGGTALIKTLGWSKGAFDGYAAGFTIFAIVVLIAISGISLVKTRWRTTWGVQAGGRI; from the coding sequence ATGGCAGGGTTTAAAGATTTAATAGGAAAGGGACATACTCCAACATTGTTTATGGCCTTTTTATATTTTGATATGAGTTTTATGGTGTGGACAATGTTAGGTCCATTAAGTACAGAAATAGCTGAAGCTTTAGCTCTGGGTGGTCATATTATGACAGCGGGAGAAAAAGCAACTTTACTATCTCTTCCTATACTTTCAGGAGCACTTCTTAGAATATTACTTGGTTTTGGAGTAGACAAACTTGGGGCTAAGCTAACCGCTCTTTTAGCTCAAGGTGTAGTTATTACAGCATTACTAACTGCATATTTACAAGGAAACAGCATAACATATGAAACATTACTGCTGGTAGCTCTTGGTCTTGGATTTGCCGGAGCTTCTTTTGCAGTGGCATTGCCGCAAGCAGGGCAATGGTATCCGGCAAAACTGCAAGGTGTTGTTTTAGGTATTGCAGGCGCTGGTAATATCGGGGTTGTTATTGATTTCTTATTCGCTCCAAAAATTGCTGAGTATTATGGTTGGGAATCAGTATTTGGTGTGGGTGCTGTGATGGCTATCGTTGTCTTTATAGCTTACGCATTTTTAGCTAAGAATGCTCCTGAATCTGTATACAAAGCAAACCCTAAAAAGTTAAAAGACTATATGAAACTTTTACGTGATAAAGACACATGGTGGTTTAACCTTTTTTATGCGGTAAGTTTTGGTGGTTTTGTAGGTTTTGCAGGATATATGAAAGTTTATCTTATGAACACATATCAAGCTGATATGTCTGCTTTTGGTCTAGATGTTCTTAACGAAGAGAATGTAAAAGTTATAGCAGGGTATTTTGGAGCATTATGTATATTCGCAGGTGCTGTTCTTCGTCCGGTAGGTGGAGCAATCGCTGATAAACTTGGTGGAATTAAATCACTTTATATCTTTTTTGGAACAGTAACTCTTTTAGCTATGGTAAATGCAACTATCACGCTTCCGTTTGGAGTAGCAATTGTAGTTTTATTCTTGATCATGGCAAACCTTGGTATGGCTAACGGTGCTGTTTTTCAATTAGTACCACAGCGTTTTGGTAAAGATATTGGAATTATGACTGGAATTATCGGTGCTGCAGGTGGTCTGGGTGGTACAGCCCTTATTAAAACACTTGGATGGTCAAAAGGTGCATTTGACGGCTATGCTGCAGGATTTACTATTTTTGCCATTGTTGTACTTATTGCAATTAGTGGAATTTCATTAGTAAAAACTAGATGGAGAACAACTTGGGGTGTACAAGCAGGAGGAAGAATTTAA
- the cobA gene encoding uroporphyrinogen-III C-methyltransferase, translated as MKTLPIVLHNKKILLIGAGKVALQKAKVLHNNNIDFEVIAQDVTTNIEEFTSKLKYKTFQSSDLKDYEIVIDATGNEDVTSLLLELKKQRNILLNVVDVPELCDFYFASLVQYGPLKIAVSSGGASPTITQVVRDKIKSMLPRELEQLTEEKLQLRKQNIIEPQKTKQETQQLLGKVYLVGCGTGDVELLTLKAYRIIQSVDVVFIDHLIADEILEIIPKETKRVFVGKQKGFHSVKQEEINELLLEHAKQGLSIARLKSGDPYIFGRGSEEAISMVENGIKVEVIPGISSAIAAPLLSGIAPTARGYATNLSIVSAHLAGNRVNLEWIPLLKYPNHTVVVLMGVSRAKEIKECAIKIGTDITKPVAVISNASRTNQSVNTGTLENLEELCTNAKRPALIVFGDVVNLHSVLPKFGE; from the coding sequence ATGAAAACATTACCTATAGTATTACATAATAAAAAGATTTTGCTTATAGGTGCTGGAAAAGTGGCATTGCAAAAAGCAAAAGTGTTACACAATAATAATATAGACTTTGAAGTGATAGCACAAGATGTTACTACTAATATAGAAGAGTTCACATCAAAATTGAAATATAAAACATTTCAAAGCTCTGATCTTAAAGATTATGAAATAGTGATCGATGCAACTGGTAATGAAGATGTTACTTCTTTATTGTTAGAGTTAAAAAAACAAAGAAATATCTTACTCAATGTTGTAGATGTACCTGAACTTTGTGACTTTTATTTTGCATCACTTGTACAATACGGTCCATTAAAGATTGCAGTCAGTTCTGGAGGTGCGTCTCCGACAATCACTCAAGTTGTACGTGACAAGATCAAATCTATGCTTCCACGCGAACTAGAACAACTCACAGAAGAAAAACTGCAACTTCGTAAGCAAAATATCATAGAGCCGCAAAAGACAAAACAAGAGACACAACAACTTCTTGGAAAAGTGTACCTCGTAGGATGTGGGACTGGTGATGTAGAGCTTTTAACACTCAAAGCGTACAGAATTATTCAAAGTGTAGATGTTGTATTTATCGATCACTTAATTGCAGATGAGATTTTAGAGATCATTCCAAAAGAGACAAAACGTGTTTTTGTCGGTAAGCAAAAAGGGTTTCACTCTGTCAAACAAGAAGAGATAAACGAACTTCTTTTAGAACATGCCAAACAGGGGCTGAGCATTGCAAGACTTAAAAGCGGTGATCCATATATATTTGGCAGAGGGAGTGAAGAAGCTATATCTATGGTTGAAAATGGGATCAAGGTCGAAGTTATTCCGGGTATCTCTTCAGCCATTGCAGCACCCCTTTTAAGCGGTATCGCTCCTACAGCCAGAGGATATGCAACGAACTTATCAATAGTTTCTGCACACTTAGCCGGTAATAGAGTGAACTTGGAATGGATACCACTTTTAAAATATCCTAACCATACAGTTGTCGTACTTATGGGTGTATCACGTGCAAAAGAGATCAAAGAGTGTGCTATAAAAATCGGGACAGATATCACTAAACCCGTGGCGGTGATATCAAACGCCTCGCGAACAAACCAAAGTGTCAATACAGGTACTTTGGAAAACTTAGAAGAGTTGTGCACAAATGCCAAGCGTCCTGCACTTATAGTCTTTGGAGATGTTGTAAATCTTCACAGTGTATTACCTAAATTTGGAGAATAA
- a CDS encoding ferredoxin--nitrite reductase — protein MKKLEEISIARNKKINKIEKIKELKTPNEAYEQLEYYAQNGYDSIPDEDKKYFLKCFGIFDKDGLTPKQFMMRVRVPGGHLTAKQAETIGNVAKKYAQDYIDITTRAQIELRYLDIENIPTLLSELKTVGIDAYQTGVDNFRNIVNDPLDKYAFDNILPSQELLTKIQSIFLHDPQWIGALPRKFNTSISGSISNRCNVYGHDCCFVLAQKDGVYGYNMYLGGKVGEVAKNADIFLKNEDEVLKAYGSIIDLFKRFGFRDNRNKNRLHYLIQEVGMEELSSAIRENAGIDFSTAGESLTTLDFSDADHGKVQLKDSSFGLHVVVPSGIFSGSSLIEAAQIAKTYGNSELRFSVEQNLYILGVKDVDTALAQPFFKEYKNVNTPYFNNLIACAGTKHCSFGVIENKEDAKNMAEYLSKQVPLKDARVRFYWSACVKGCGLHGLGDIGFEGCKAKLDGNTVDGVHISIGGKLVSEGLEGYTVIKSAPLVYAPYFVETLMLEFKKLRLPKESFEKFHDRILTQYSSAYIGFVMQLKAYLRSKNISIEFDINKISGTGKNEEFEIFELGRKLYYQSFKEEAYSAYERFTNENPRELLQELSQKEIDTNLATMIESMIGNQTRAKVFSELTRYIALSA, from the coding sequence ATGAAAAAGTTAGAAGAAATAAGTATTGCTAGAAATAAAAAAATAAATAAAATTGAGAAGATCAAAGAGTTAAAAACTCCTAATGAAGCTTATGAACAGTTAGAATACTACGCTCAAAACGGTTATGATTCAATCCCTGATGAAGATAAAAAATACTTTTTAAAATGTTTTGGTATTTTCGATAAAGACGGACTTACCCCTAAGCAGTTTATGATGCGTGTTCGTGTGCCGGGAGGTCACCTCACTGCTAAGCAAGCCGAGACAATCGGAAATGTTGCGAAAAAATACGCTCAAGACTACATAGACATCACAACACGTGCACAGATCGAATTACGTTATCTCGATATTGAAAATATCCCTACCCTTTTATCAGAGCTAAAGACAGTTGGTATAGATGCATACCAAACAGGAGTAGATAATTTTAGAAATATTGTAAACGATCCGCTTGATAAATACGCATTTGACAACATCTTACCATCACAAGAGCTCCTTACAAAGATTCAAAGTATCTTCTTACACGATCCCCAATGGATTGGAGCATTACCAAGAAAGTTTAATACTTCGATCTCAGGCTCAATATCAAACCGCTGTAATGTGTATGGACATGACTGCTGTTTTGTACTGGCTCAAAAAGATGGTGTGTACGGATACAATATGTATCTTGGCGGTAAAGTTGGAGAAGTGGCAAAAAATGCCGACATCTTTTTGAAAAATGAGGATGAAGTTTTAAAAGCGTATGGCTCAATCATTGATCTTTTTAAACGCTTCGGTTTTCGTGACAATAGAAACAAAAATCGTCTTCACTATTTGATACAAGAGGTTGGAATGGAAGAACTATCATCAGCTATCCGTGAAAATGCAGGAATTGATTTTTCTACTGCAGGGGAGAGTTTAACGACACTTGACTTTAGTGATGCCGATCACGGAAAAGTACAGCTTAAAGACAGTAGTTTTGGTTTACATGTAGTTGTACCTTCAGGAATATTTAGCGGCTCTTCACTTATTGAGGCTGCGCAGATTGCAAAAACTTACGGGAACTCAGAACTTCGTTTTTCAGTAGAGCAAAATCTCTATATTTTAGGTGTTAAAGATGTTGATACTGCACTTGCACAACCATTTTTTAAAGAATATAAGAACGTCAATACACCTTACTTTAATAACCTTATAGCCTGCGCAGGTACAAAACACTGCTCTTTTGGCGTGATAGAGAATAAAGAAGATGCAAAAAACATGGCTGAATACCTCAGCAAACAAGTACCGCTTAAAGATGCAAGGGTACGCTTTTACTGGTCTGCGTGTGTTAAAGGGTGTGGACTTCATGGACTCGGTGACATCGGTTTTGAAGGATGTAAAGCAAAACTTGACGGCAATACTGTTGACGGTGTACATATCAGCATCGGGGGAAAACTGGTTAGTGAAGGTTTAGAGGGTTATACCGTCATCAAATCGGCACCGCTTGTTTATGCACCTTACTTTGTAGAGACATTGATGTTGGAGTTTAAAAAACTCAGATTGCCAAAAGAGAGTTTTGAAAAATTTCATGATCGCATCTTAACTCAATACAGTTCTGCATATATCGGATTTGTTATGCAGCTTAAAGCGTATCTTCGATCGAAGAACATCTCGATAGAATTTGATATCAATAAAATATCAGGTACCGGAAAAAACGAGGAGTTTGAGATCTTTGAACTTGGACGAAAACTCTACTACCAGTCTTTTAAAGAGGAGGCATATTCAGCATATGAGCGTTTTACAAATGAGAATCCGAGAGAACTGCTTCAAGAACTCTCTCAAAAAGAGATAGATACAAACCTTGCAACTATGATAGAGTCGATGATCGGCAATCAAACACGTGCAAAAGTATTTTCAGAACTTACAAGATATATAGCTTTAAGTGCTTAA
- a CDS encoding molybdopterin oxidoreductase family protein yields MIKSVCGYCGVGCGLEYDEKNLIGDITYPINDGKVCSKGVSELISIQTDTRLLRPFIRENIENDFELCKWDDAITHIANKIKATTKDKIGFYLSGQLLTEDYYVANKLGKGFIGTANVDTNSRTCMASAVVGYKKSIGADFVPLRMNDIYSANLLILTGANTAEAHVVFHNKIKKAIKNGLKVVVIDPRFTETAKSADLYLPIKPGSDIDFFNLLSKRLIDEELYNKEFVENHVNNFELLKNKFKRLPVTKMLKRTGLSKEQFEKFFQLYKESENIITAWTMGLNQSVQGVDKNLALINTHLLTGKIFKKGNGPLSLTGQPNAMGGREVGGLATMLAVHLGFDEESVKKVSEFWKSDNVAQEKGLTATQMLESDLDVLIVCHTDPIYHLPNRNKMEELIKKIPLVVEINAYENSETSKFAHIKLPAAPWGEKEGTQTNLDRTITKQERLTRQSIDAKLDWEIFQLIGQELGYKEAFNYQNSKEIFQEYQAMTKLNPYMDIADADYDKIGMMPFVWGENIKEFLTPDKKGNLFFVENKLLSEKTSLEYPFILLTGRTRDQWHSGTKTNLPRTLLKYKPLDFCEIHPNDADVLGIKDGEQIKVISKRGEIITTALVTENIHEKNIFIPLSNRDINYLTNDLYDPESLEPDYNHAAVKIVKI; encoded by the coding sequence ATGATTAAGTCTGTATGTGGATATTGTGGTGTTGGATGCGGTTTAGAATATGATGAAAAGAATTTAATTGGAGATATAACCTATCCTATAAATGATGGAAAAGTTTGTTCAAAAGGGGTGTCTGAACTCATTAGCATTCAAACAGACACGCGATTGCTAAGACCTTTTATACGAGAAAATATTGAAAACGACTTTGAACTTTGTAAATGGGATGATGCGATCACTCATATTGCCAACAAGATAAAGGCTACGACAAAAGATAAAATCGGTTTCTATCTTTCAGGGCAGCTTTTAACAGAAGACTATTATGTTGCCAACAAACTTGGAAAAGGCTTTATTGGTACAGCTAACGTCGATACAAACAGTCGTACATGTATGGCGAGTGCCGTAGTTGGATATAAAAAAAGTATAGGTGCTGATTTTGTACCTTTGAGAATGAATGATATTTACAGTGCGAACCTTTTAATATTGACCGGTGCAAATACTGCAGAAGCTCATGTCGTATTTCATAATAAAATAAAAAAAGCGATTAAAAATGGACTTAAAGTTGTTGTTATAGATCCTCGTTTTACTGAAACTGCAAAAAGTGCCGACCTTTATTTACCTATTAAACCGGGAAGCGATATAGACTTTTTTAACCTTTTGTCAAAACGTTTGATAGATGAGGAGCTATATAATAAAGAGTTTGTTGAAAATCATGTAAATAATTTTGAACTTCTAAAAAACAAGTTTAAAAGACTTCCTGTAACAAAGATGTTAAAACGTACAGGACTTTCAAAAGAGCAGTTTGAAAAGTTTTTTCAACTTTATAAAGAAAGTGAAAATATTATAACAGCATGGACAATGGGACTTAATCAGTCTGTCCAGGGTGTAGATAAAAACTTAGCACTTATAAATACTCATCTTTTAACCGGAAAAATTTTCAAAAAAGGGAATGGCCCGCTTAGTTTGACAGGTCAGCCAAATGCTATGGGTGGTAGGGAAGTTGGCGGACTCGCTACGATGTTGGCAGTTCACCTTGGATTTGATGAAGAGAGTGTTAAAAAAGTGTCTGAATTTTGGAAGAGTGACAATGTGGCTCAGGAAAAAGGACTAACTGCAACACAAATGTTAGAATCAGATCTGGATGTACTTATTGTGTGTCATACCGATCCGATTTATCATTTGCCAAACAGAAATAAGATGGAGGAATTGATCAAGAAGATTCCGTTAGTGGTTGAAATAAATGCATATGAAAATTCGGAGACTTCAAAGTTTGCCCACATAAAACTCCCTGCAGCTCCATGGGGTGAAAAAGAGGGGACTCAGACAAATCTCGATCGTACTATTACAAAACAGGAACGTTTAACACGGCAGTCGATTGATGCAAAACTTGACTGGGAAATTTTCCAGCTTATAGGACAGGAACTCGGATATAAAGAAGCATTTAATTACCAAAACTCAAAAGAGATATTTCAAGAGTACCAAGCAATGACAAAACTCAATCCTTACATGGATATCGCCGATGCAGATTATGACAAGATCGGTATGATGCCGTTTGTTTGGGGAGAAAATATTAAAGAATTCCTAACTCCCGATAAGAAAGGGAATCTGTTCTTTGTAGAAAATAAACTCTTAAGTGAAAAAACATCGTTAGAGTATCCGTTTATTTTATTGACGGGTCGTACAAGGGATCAGTGGCACAGTGGAACGAAAACAAATTTACCCCGAACTTTATTAAAGTATAAACCTTTGGATTTTTGTGAAATTCACCCAAATGATGCAGATGTATTAGGAATAAAAGATGGTGAGCAAATAAAAGTTATCTCAAAACGCGGAGAGATTATTACTACTGCTTTGGTAACGGAGAATATACATGAAAAGAATATTTTTATTCCATTAAGTAATAGAGATATTAACTATCTGACAAATGATCTGTATGATCCGGAATCATTAGAACCTGACTATAATCATGCAGCTGTTAAAATTGTGAAGATTTAG